A single genomic interval of Shewanella psychropiezotolerans harbors:
- a CDS encoding D-alanine--D-alanine ligase, whose protein sequence is MSQTNLLLICGGGGDEHAISLMSAKFFETSLAKLAHINVLKVELDAQGHYRTEEGELCELTNRKQIRFDDVSKPSWPVDYVIPCIHGYPGETGDIQSYFELINLPYFGCDSEASRNCFNKVTAKMWFSALGIPNTPYIFLNDFNDDAITQAEQALTSWGSIFIKAASQGSSVGCYRVDNQEELTESLKQAFSFSPYVIVEKTIEARELEVAVYEKDGEIIATQPGEIICATNTFYTFDEKYAENSQAETKVVADISESVSLEIREYAVKVFKGMKLSHLSRIDFFLTQDNEILLNEINTFPGLTPISMFPKMLQHHGDDFSDYLNCNIMQQLSKKA, encoded by the coding sequence ATGAGCCAAACGAATCTACTGTTAATATGTGGCGGCGGCGGGGATGAACACGCAATCTCACTGATGTCAGCCAAATTTTTTGAGACATCACTGGCCAAACTTGCCCATATAAACGTATTAAAAGTCGAGCTTGATGCTCAGGGCCATTATCGAACTGAAGAAGGTGAACTCTGTGAACTGACCAATCGTAAACAGATACGTTTCGATGATGTCAGTAAGCCATCTTGGCCGGTAGATTACGTCATTCCCTGTATTCACGGTTATCCGGGAGAAACGGGTGACATTCAGTCCTATTTCGAACTGATCAACCTGCCCTATTTCGGTTGCGATTCAGAAGCGAGCCGTAATTGTTTCAATAAGGTCACCGCCAAGATGTGGTTCTCGGCGCTGGGGATCCCTAATACCCCCTATATTTTTCTCAATGACTTCAATGATGACGCTATCACTCAGGCCGAGCAGGCCTTAACCTCTTGGGGCTCGATATTCATCAAGGCCGCGTCACAAGGATCCTCAGTAGGTTGTTACCGTGTAGACAACCAAGAAGAGCTAACTGAGTCATTGAAACAAGCTTTCAGCTTTTCGCCCTATGTCATCGTCGAGAAGACCATTGAAGCCAGGGAGCTGGAAGTGGCCGTATATGAGAAGGATGGCGAGATTATCGCGACTCAGCCTGGTGAGATCATCTGCGCGACAAATACTTTTTATACTTTCGATGAAAAGTACGCCGAGAACAGTCAAGCTGAAACCAAGGTGGTTGCCGATATCAGTGAGAGTGTGAGCCTGGAAATCCGTGAATATGCAGTCAAGGTATTTAAGGGAATGAAACTCAGTCATCTGTCACGTATCGACTTCTTTCTCACCCAGGACAATGAAATTCTCCTCAATGAAATTAATACCTTTCCTGGGCTCACGCCCATCTCCATGTTCCCCAAGATGTTACAACACCACGGTGACGATTTCAGTGATTATCTCAACTGCAACATAATGCAGCAACTCAGTAAGAAAGCCTGA
- a CDS encoding substrate-binding periplasmic protein: MCGNNAVYRLLASTVIIISLSVSALKAETLQILTYEESPFALKVGKTHKGLLVDMLKELFSRTDLQYELKFIPLKRAIITTERMPGYCVLPVGRSQEREASFHWISPVLVSRYGLYSRNDVVIPLTTLSDAKPYTIGSFLGSGIGEYLTDLGFNVDLASVSAQNLRKLKRARIELWAAELISAQEQMQKQAINFGAPSSSSTPHCGQWPAIVRCLWRQN, encoded by the coding sequence ATGTGTGGCAATAACGCTGTTTATCGTCTTTTAGCTAGTACGGTCATTATTATCTCCCTTAGTGTTTCAGCTTTAAAGGCTGAAACTTTGCAGATCCTCACCTATGAAGAGTCTCCCTTCGCCTTAAAGGTCGGTAAGACGCATAAAGGGTTGTTGGTGGATATGCTCAAGGAGTTATTTTCTCGCACCGACCTGCAATATGAACTCAAGTTTATTCCACTCAAACGAGCCATCATCACCACGGAAAGGATGCCGGGATACTGCGTGCTACCCGTTGGTCGAAGTCAGGAGAGGGAAGCGAGTTTTCATTGGATAAGTCCTGTGCTGGTATCTCGCTATGGCCTCTATAGCCGAAATGATGTCGTCATCCCCTTGACTACACTTAGCGATGCTAAGCCCTACACCATAGGGAGTTTCCTGGGTAGCGGCATAGGTGAATACCTCACGGATCTTGGTTTCAATGTAGACCTTGCATCTGTGAGTGCACAAAATTTACGTAAGCTTAAGCGTGCCAGGATAGAACTTTGGGCCGCAGAATTGATCAGTGCTCAAGAGCAGATGCAGAAGCAGGCGATTAACTTCGGCGCCCCGAGCTCATCTTCTACACCTCATTGCGGGCAATGGCCTGCAATCGTGAGATGTCTTTGGAGACAAAATTAA
- a CDS encoding LysR family transcriptional regulator: MKNFDFNLLTVLEVLLEEQSVTAAATRLHLSQSAVSKQLSKLRETFDDKLFERTAYGLRPTPKAKQLAPELRRVLNQVEQLTRPSEFDPSMSRRKFRIELVETAYSLTYPYFMPELLKQAPNVSIDSQTWHSQSMDKLLRCETDMGIACREWDERSLLHIRNLPEELNYIELTRDHSVCLVRKDHPLLKEVWNLDTFLKYRHLQVTFGGIAQWLLDDVLQIQHLKRDIAINLTDFNSAMQLCEKSDLILCSPAKYAKEMLGHYQLITLPVPTKLVPGTYALLWHRHFDLDPSHRWLREMIIESVQQAHPV; the protein is encoded by the coding sequence TTGAAAAACTTTGACTTTAACTTACTCACGGTACTTGAAGTATTACTCGAAGAGCAAAGCGTCACCGCCGCGGCGACGCGTCTACACCTGAGTCAGTCGGCGGTGAGCAAACAGCTTTCTAAGCTCAGAGAAACCTTCGACGATAAACTGTTTGAGCGCACCGCCTATGGCCTGAGGCCGACGCCTAAGGCCAAACAACTGGCACCGGAATTGAGGCGAGTCCTCAACCAGGTCGAACAATTAACCAGACCCAGCGAGTTTGATCCCTCCATGAGTCGAAGAAAATTTCGTATAGAACTGGTTGAGACAGCATACTCACTCACTTACCCCTACTTTATGCCGGAACTACTCAAACAGGCACCGAATGTCAGCATAGACAGTCAAACCTGGCACAGCCAGAGCATGGATAAATTATTGCGCTGTGAAACCGATATGGGGATAGCCTGCCGAGAATGGGATGAACGCTCGCTTTTACACATAAGGAACTTACCCGAAGAGCTAAATTATATCGAGCTGACTCGCGATCATTCAGTCTGTCTGGTAAGAAAAGACCACCCCTTGCTAAAAGAAGTGTGGAATTTAGATACGTTTCTCAAGTATCGTCACCTTCAGGTGACCTTTGGCGGCATCGCCCAATGGCTGTTAGACGATGTGCTGCAGATACAGCACCTGAAACGAGATATCGCCATTAATCTAACCGACTTTAACAGTGCCATGCAGCTCTGTGAAAAGAGCGATCTGATTCTTTGCTCCCCCGCCAAATATGCCAAAGAGATGTTAGGACATTATCAGTTAATCACACTGCCTGTGCCCACTAAACTTGTGCCAGGTACCTACGCCTTACTTTGGCACAGGCATTTCGACTTAGACCCGAGCCATCGCTGGCTTAGAGAGATGATCATTGAATCGGTGCAGCAGGCTCACCCAGTCTAG
- a CDS encoding TIGR02808 family protein — MSTLENVIWHVLGYSAIPVIILGGFSVVAVASIWVLSKTADK, encoded by the coding sequence ATGAGTACATTAGAGAATGTTATATGGCATGTTCTTGGCTACAGCGCCATACCGGTCATTATACTAGGTGGTTTTTCTGTCGTTGCAGTTGCCTCTATTTGGGTCCTCTCAAAAACAGCAGATAAGTAA
- a CDS encoding nitrate reductase cytochrome c-type subunit, producing the protein MMKKLILITLSMTFTLISGLAVSQDRGIGGVESLRGNVELETTRAADPLKRVPRDQVDIESSYVFQPPLIPHHIRSYEISLNANKCLSCHGWTKAKQMGATKISVTHFTNRNDEVLADVSPRRYFCLQCHVTQADAKPLVGSSFERVKSLQ; encoded by the coding sequence ATGATGAAAAAATTAATTTTAATAACGTTAAGCATGACTTTTACTTTGATCAGTGGTTTAGCTGTCAGTCAGGATCGTGGTATCGGTGGTGTCGAGTCTTTGCGCGGCAATGTTGAGTTAGAAACCACGAGAGCGGCAGATCCTTTGAAGAGAGTGCCGCGAGATCAAGTGGATATTGAAAGCAGTTATGTCTTTCAGCCACCACTGATCCCGCATCACATCAGGAGCTATGAAATATCACTCAATGCTAACAAATGCTTATCATGCCATGGCTGGACAAAAGCCAAGCAGATGGGCGCCACTAAAATCAGTGTCACTCACTTTACTAATCGAAACGATGAAGTGTTGGCTGATGTTTCTCCTAGACGATACTTTTGCCTGCAGTGCCACGTGACTCAAGCAGATGCTAAACCATTAGTGGGTAGCTCCTTCGAACGTGTTAAATCACTGCAATAA